From the genome of Bradyrhizobium elkanii USDA 76, one region includes:
- a CDS encoding M20/M25/M40 family metallo-hydrolase — MSHKARDTVRSLRFAAALGPALLATGAAAQGLTEQQQFARGIYQELVEINTTTATGDTQKAAEAMGARLRAAGFPEADVHVFSPAPHKGNLVARLHGSGARKPILLVAHIDVVPALREDWTVDPFKLTEQDGYFYGRGSGDDKYMASAFITNLIRYRKEGYKPDRDIIVALETDEEILDANGLGMQWLIKNHRDLIDAEFALNEGGGVGLKSGKAIRNSVQTSEKVSIGYQLTVKDRGGHSSLPRKDNAIYHLAGGLVRLSNYSFPMNLNETTRIYFSKTAEVDTSHADDIKAILAPQPDPAALARLSENPGYNAQLRTTCVATMLEGGHAINALPQLATAKVNCRILPGEPVEGVQATIERVLADKEIAVAPTGKAVLSPPSPLNEEIMGSIERLSKEFWPDASIVPVMSTGATDGSYLRNAGIPTYGHSGLAADVDDNRIHGKDERVLVKSFYEGEEYLYRLVKMLAGGK; from the coding sequence ATGTCGCACAAGGCTAGAGACACCGTTCGATCGCTGCGGTTCGCGGCAGCGCTCGGTCCGGCGCTGCTCGCAACCGGCGCCGCGGCGCAGGGGCTGACCGAGCAGCAGCAATTCGCCCGCGGCATCTACCAGGAACTGGTCGAGATCAACACGACCACCGCGACCGGCGATACCCAGAAGGCGGCGGAGGCGATGGGCGCGCGGCTCCGCGCGGCGGGCTTCCCCGAGGCCGACGTGCACGTGTTCTCGCCGGCGCCGCACAAGGGCAATCTGGTGGCGCGGCTGCACGGCTCCGGCGCGCGCAAGCCGATCCTCCTGGTCGCCCATATCGACGTCGTCCCTGCGCTTCGCGAGGACTGGACGGTCGATCCGTTCAAGCTCACCGAGCAGGACGGCTATTTCTATGGCCGCGGCTCCGGCGACGACAAATACATGGCGTCCGCCTTCATCACCAATCTGATCCGCTACAGGAAGGAGGGCTACAAGCCCGACCGCGACATCATCGTGGCGCTCGAGACCGACGAGGAGATCCTCGATGCCAACGGTCTCGGCATGCAGTGGCTGATCAAGAACCACCGCGACCTGATCGACGCCGAGTTCGCGCTCAATGAAGGCGGCGGCGTCGGTCTCAAGAGCGGCAAGGCGATCCGCAACAGCGTGCAGACCAGCGAGAAGGTCTCGATCGGCTACCAGCTCACGGTGAAGGATCGCGGCGGCCATTCCTCGCTGCCACGCAAGGACAATGCGATCTATCACCTCGCTGGAGGCCTGGTGCGGCTCTCCAATTACAGCTTCCCGATGAACCTCAACGAGACCACCCGGATCTATTTCAGCAAGACCGCCGAGGTCGATACGTCGCATGCCGACGACATCAAAGCGATCCTGGCGCCGCAGCCCGATCCGGCGGCGCTGGCGCGATTGTCGGAGAATCCGGGCTACAATGCGCAGCTCCGCACCACCTGCGTCGCGACCATGCTGGAGGGCGGCCACGCCATCAACGCGCTGCCGCAGCTGGCGACCGCCAAGGTGAACTGCCGGATCCTGCCCGGCGAGCCGGTCGAGGGCGTGCAGGCGACGATCGAGCGCGTGCTCGCCGACAAGGAGATCGCGGTGGCTCCGACCGGCAAGGCCGTGCTGAGCCCGCCGTCGCCCCTCAACGAGGAGATCATGGGTTCGATCGAGAGGCTGTCGAAGGAGTTCTGGCCGGATGCGTCGATCGTTCCGGTCATGAGCACCGGCGCGACCGACGGCAGCTATCTGCGTAACGCGGGGATTCCGACCTATGGTCATTCCGGGCTGGCCGCCGATGTCGACGACAACCGTATCCATGGCAAGGACGAGCGCGTGCTCGTCAAGTCATTCTACGAGGGCGAGGAGTATCTCTATCGCCTGGTCAAGATGCTCGCCGGCGGGAAATGA